From a single Candoia aspera isolate rCanAsp1 chromosome 2, rCanAsp1.hap2, whole genome shotgun sequence genomic region:
- the LOC134489925 gene encoding C-type lectin domain family 2 member B-like — protein sequence MYHQHKKALIGFGIPVLLTLIAGLFFFLGRSTSPNCQMGAIQCPLDWIGHRGRCYKPSEEEKNWQESQNACISLDASLAKITDEEMEFVKTITDNDIFWIGLRRKPNQPWKWPDGEHSTWEVLGDEDCVFLDDGATPSSGRCSTEHRYICKKITQRS from the exons atGTACCATCAACACAAAAAGGCCCTAATTGGATTTGGCATCCCCGTCCTTCTCACCCTCATCGCCggcctcttctttttcttgg GAAGGTCAACGTCACCAAACTGCCAAATGGGTGCGATTCAATGTCCGCTCGACTGGATTGGACATCGGGGACGATGCTACAAGCCTTCAGAAGAGGAGAAGAACTGGCAGGAGAGCCAGAATGCCTGTATTTCGCTTGACGCTTCCCTAGCTAAAATTACAGATGAGGAGATG GAGTTTGTGAAGACCATCACCGATAACGATATCTTCTGGATCGGCCTCAGGAGAAAACCAAATCAGCCCTGGAAATGGCCAGATGGAGAACATTCAAC GTGGGAAGTCCTGGGAGACGAAGACTGTGTGTTTTTGGATGATGGTGCCACACCTAGCTCAGGAAGATGCAGCACTGAACACCGCTACATCTGCAAAAAAATTACCCAGAGATCCTGA